A region of the Primulina eburnea isolate SZY01 chromosome 7, ASM2296580v1, whole genome shotgun sequence genome:
TAATTCTAGATGATAATAACTTGATtgatttatatctagatattatatgatttgtttttaatatgatttttatctccATGATATTCTATCCATGTTTAAAAGAGTGTTATccctaatgaaaatattttttccatATTTTGTAGGACTCTTCTATTGAATAACTTTTAGGTCAAgccatatatataaatatgagaaGTCTTATAGCCGTACTTGGGGCTTTTTAGGGAGAGAGAGAAGAAGAGGTTTTAAAGAGGAGAGGCATGAGGTTTTGGAGTGTGTTCTTTTGTGTCTTCATGAGCTTTCTCGTGTGTGATCTCTGCGTGGTTTTCCGTGGACTTAGTGCATAGTCCTTTTACAGAGATTACTGAAGAATATTTTAATGTTGAAGACTTTGTGTGATTGAGTCACAGACTTTGCCGTGTTGCCGATTGGTTTTGCCAACACTcaagaacaacactgacgcagagtgttgatcgaagagtgtcgtcgtttggttttaagcaacacgcttttttattttatgcatctagtttttatgtggtttgttttgatacatttttaattccttggaatgtcaaggaatttggttttgttttatcactagtattgttttgatgtaaacgatttacataatttttctagtgaattttttgacatgaggcatcgcacaagtattcgtacttgtgcataatttaaatctggtgttaatttattaaagttatatttgtgttttaaatacttaatttccgCTGCCGTGTTGTGTacagtgttgacaacaccggacacaacactaacttctgatacacacattataatgtttttattttaatttcctATACAACAATTCCTTACAGAAGATATTAAGATCGACACCAGTGGGAAAGATCTACATATTAATCAAGCCGAAGAGTAAGGAAGTGGCATTGAATAGATTGACAACAAAAGTATTTTTCTTAATTCTCACAACTTAATTTTACATATCTCAGGGATATAATACTAGAAAATATTTTACTCTTTTTGCGACATGGCTATAAATTTCTTCCTATTGCTGGAAATATTAGCAAACCCAACTTGGGAATGGATTATATATGATTCTGCAAATGCATTATTGGAACTGCAGCTTCCACAGACATGAATGGCAGGTGacatataatttaatatatttttaatttatgcacGTGATTTTATGGTAAACGATAACTTGGGGTTTTTTTGATCCCACGAAGATTGATGAGGTTCGCTAATCATGCAAGAATCTCACTTTTTGTCCGTATATCAACCGGTATGTATGTCACATGCAGAAATATTATGAAATATGTCATGTACGCTGGTTGGTCTAGACAGGATTCTCCGAAGAATTCTAATATGACATCAAATACATTAGCAATGTGCGACACCGTATCAGACGATAAAATTAATTTGCAAAAAAGAAAACGAAAAACAAAGTTGTtgcatttgaaaataaaatgttatatatgtgtgtgtaggTACCGATAGACATGGTGAAAAGTACAATTATTGCAAAGTACGGATTTCAGAGAAGCCAAACCTGAATGTATACCCTGTGGAATCTGGTGAAAAAAACCCTTTGCGAATAGGTGACATTTTCGAACCAATTAAGTTGTGAATTCGAAATGCGAAATCAATATGATCATTAGGAAAATAAAGTTTTTTTCAACAATTTTAATGACTTATCTGAGTACACCCAACACGAGATATGAAAGCATCACCACCAGTctagcgcagtcgagacagatgAAAAAGCTGATAAAAAACAATGCAAAGCGAAGATTGCTCGCGCCCAGCAACTTCGAAAGACATGTGAATTTGTTCGATTCATGAAAGCGATGTAGTTTTGTGGATTGACTGAATTTTTTTATACACATGGGAAATACTCAGAAATGATTGGTAGAAAGTCCAAGAAGAGCTGCTTAATTAGCTTTGAAATCGATGTGACAAAAATAGACTGGAGAAAGTATCTTCAAGAAATTCACATTCCCGGattgataaaatatatatttaataatcaCAAAAATATGTCTGAATAGATAACATGTGCCTGTTTAAATTTACCAGAGAAATTAACACATGCAATGCACTTCATAACattagtttttattaaaaaataattatacaatTGAACTGTTATGTCAATATTTGAGTTTTCGTATTTGGAGTTtcatattaatttataatatatcttTTGCCACGCCCCGTTCGAAGTGTTTTTGTGAGAACctgaatttccagcagctaAAAATGTTTCAGTAGCCATCAAAATTTCAGCAGcaactcatatttcagaagTTGGTATTTTTTCAGCAGACATATATTTCCAGCagacagaatccagcagcagaagaatgAGAAAACAACAACAGCAGAAGAGCGAGGAAGCAGCAGACAGTTACGAATTCAgcttagacttgtaactgaagcatttaacacgAAATAAAGATAGTTGATGTCAGATTATGGCCTTTAATTGGTAAGCTAACAGTCAGAATTTCACCTATAAATATCACCCTCAAACATCTGAATTGGTTTACCAAAATCTTGAGTTATCACTTGAAATTAGAGCTAAGAGAGTACATTTTCGAAGCTGTAAAATCCAGTAGCAAGGCAAGCAGATTTCCAGATTTCAACCGTAAAATCCAGTAGCAAGGCAAGCAGATTtccagacttcaaccgaaattCTTTAGCAAATTACTTTAAGCGGGCTTATGTATAATATCTTGAAATCCAGtttgttgatttatgttttaaagcAAAGTTTCTTTATGATCGATTTCTGATATCTgaattttgaagcactgaaacttagtgaactaatggtaggaatatatattctgaacattactgattactgattactggcctcaccccttagaggagagaacatataggggactgatatcagtttagccatgaaattcacgaacgtgctcagtgcttatttGATAAACTTCTGATTTCCGATCACtgaatactgattactgatttctgAACACTGAAcactgatttctgttatgaaaataagaatttctgtatttttttgtattactgttctgtatgaaaatgatttcgaaaactgggagttattcccgcccccgcttactgagtgacaaccatatcactcacccaccaaaacaTCTCGGATAAGAACGATGAAGAAAGgctagaagaagaggagcagatccagttctggctggtgaagaagattgtTATTTCTCAGTTTTATTTATGTTGTTTTCCGTTGCGTCTGTaagacattgtgatgtctggtttgttttacatttccgctgtaaaacattaatTATTCGAGCTTATATCAGACATTGAAATATTCAgtatttatgaataaaagactggtttttgaatttcgtacttctgaggcttattgttttcgaatgtaaatttgagagcaacgccggtgtcaaccaacccccgtctcGGGGAGTGACAATTTTACACTGACGTTGTTTGAAAGATGAAATCTGAAAAACAACAAGTCTCGTAGTTCAGTATAAACTAGACCAACAATTTCATAAATGGTTCGTAAATAACTTgtcattacaaaaaaaattcataagaaCAAAATACAATTACGGAAACGTTTTGCAActtaaataaaattgaaataatAGAACTAAAATCTTATACTTGAAaacatcttcttcatcatccACAAAAACATAGATGTTCCTTAATTTCCAATTGTTCTTCATCTTTATCTGAGAAGCGAGCAAGGGTGAGTGTTTTTTGAAACACTCGGTAAGTGAGGGCCGATCGAacacaatatatataataaatacatatgatttttttttaaaaaaaacttacgtTGACAGAACATATTTGTTGGGATCGGTTAAGGGGGTAATATCGTTGAGCtataatagctcggttcttgaaatattgaacaccgatgaattaaatcgagtttgatatgaaatcaagcggaaaacactcgaaataatccttcgtagaaaccgaataaatattttataaaccatttaagatatatgcaagttgaatgagtaaaaagattttcggttgaagcattttatcaaacacttggtatgcaatattttggtatttgaagaacacataaaatgcttcaacaatgcatctttaaaactaatggaaatgataagtaaatgcaataaacaaatagacacgaatttgtttatggatgttcggagatttcaaacactcctacgtcacctcttcttccccttgggaaggattcactagaagactttgattcatacaactctttgtacaaacccgatccggaagggcagcacccaactagaactcctagcactcaagattgtaggcagcacctca
Encoded here:
- the LOC140835666 gene encoding uncharacterized protein; amino-acid sequence: MRSLIAKILRSTPVGKIYILIKPKSKEVALNRLTTKFCGLTEFFYTHGKYSEMIGRKSKKSCLISFEIDVTKIDWRKYLQEIHIPGLIKYIFNNHKNMSE